The following are from one region of the Luteimonas sp. MC1572 genome:
- a CDS encoding YchJ family metal-binding protein: MKRLKPGADVGAASSQACPCRPSATYAACCQPIHDGRAPAATAEVLMRSRYSAYVFGLRDYLLHSWHPETRPAELDLDDTPGLRWLGLDVKRHVDNGDGTAIVELVARYKVHGRPAVRMHEVSRFERVDGRWVYVDGEVSA; the protein is encoded by the coding sequence ATGAAACGCTTGAAGCCGGGCGCCGATGTGGGTGCAGCGTCGTCGCAAGCCTGTCCCTGCCGCCCGAGCGCCACATACGCGGCCTGCTGCCAGCCGATCCACGACGGCCGCGCGCCGGCCGCCACCGCCGAGGTCCTGATGCGATCGCGCTACAGCGCGTATGTGTTCGGCCTGCGCGACTACCTGCTGCACAGCTGGCATCCCGAGACGCGACCTGCGGAACTCGACCTTGATGACACACCCGGCCTGCGCTGGCTTGGGCTGGACGTGAAGCGCCACGTCGACAACGGCGACGGCACCGCGATCGTGGAGCTCGTGGCGCGTTACAAGGTGCACGGCAGGCCGGCGGTCCGCATGCACGAGGTCAGCCGCTTCGAGCGCGTCGATGGGCGCTGGGTGTATGTGGATGGCGAGGTGTCTGCATAG
- a CDS encoding slipin family protein, with protein MYWTRRVVIGDAERGLVYRNRRFERVLAPGVHRLFAWRDQLDVVVHDIRKPDYAGDDVDALIAALGTRLDGTFVLADIGMDEVGLVSRNGRLEDVLPPGLRKLHWLGLVQVEVEKASLAEGLRVAPDVTRRLRQLGMLGRVAVVLDVPVESAGLVFVDNTLEQVLGAGSYAFWNFQKNVAVETIELRVQSMEVSGQELLTRDKVSLRVNLAASLRVTDPVAARTRVAKYSDYVYRELQYGLRKAVAAKTLDELLGDKATLDAEIFGHVRGRVEALGIEVLGVGVKDVILPGEMREILNGVVQAEKLAQANVIRRREEANATRSLLNTAKLIEESPVLMRLKELEALEKVTEKIDRLTVFGGLDGVVKQLVTLK; from the coding sequence ATGTACTGGACCCGTCGGGTCGTGATCGGCGACGCTGAGCGCGGCCTGGTGTATCGCAACCGTCGTTTCGAGCGCGTCCTCGCGCCGGGCGTGCATCGCCTGTTCGCGTGGCGCGACCAGCTGGACGTGGTCGTGCACGACATCCGGAAGCCGGACTACGCCGGCGACGACGTCGATGCGCTGATCGCCGCGCTCGGCACCAGGCTGGACGGGACCTTCGTGCTGGCCGACATCGGCATGGACGAAGTCGGGCTGGTGTCGAGGAACGGCCGCCTCGAGGACGTGTTGCCGCCGGGCCTGCGCAAGCTGCACTGGCTTGGCCTGGTGCAGGTCGAGGTCGAGAAGGCTTCGCTTGCCGAAGGCCTGCGCGTCGCGCCCGACGTGACGCGCCGTCTGCGCCAGCTCGGCATGCTGGGCCGCGTGGCGGTGGTGCTCGATGTGCCGGTGGAGTCTGCGGGCCTGGTGTTCGTCGACAACACGCTGGAGCAGGTGCTCGGCGCCGGCAGCTACGCCTTCTGGAACTTCCAGAAGAACGTGGCGGTGGAGACCATCGAGCTGCGCGTGCAGTCCATGGAGGTTTCCGGCCAGGAACTGCTGACCCGTGACAAGGTGAGCCTGCGCGTGAACCTGGCTGCTTCGCTGCGCGTGACCGACCCGGTCGCCGCGCGTACGCGGGTGGCCAAGTACAGCGACTACGTGTACCGCGAGCTGCAGTACGGCCTGCGCAAGGCCGTGGCCGCCAAGACGCTCGACGAGCTGCTCGGCGACAAGGCCACGCTGGACGCGGAGATCTTCGGCCATGTGCGTGGCCGCGTGGAGGCGCTCGGCATCGAGGTGCTGGGTGTCGGCGTCAAGGACGTGATCCTGCCGGGCGAGATGCGCGAGATCCTCAACGGTGTGGTGCAGGCGGAGAAGCTGGCGCAGGCCAACGTGATCCGCCGCCGCGAGGAGGCGAATGCCACGCGCTCGCTGCTCAACACCGCGAAGCTGATCGAGGAAAGCCCGGTGCTGATGCGCCTGAAGGAGCTGGAAGCCCTGGAAAAGGTGACGGAAAAGATCGACCGGCTGACCGTGTTCGGCGGCCTGGATGGCGTCGTCAAGCAACTCGTGACGCTGAAGTAA
- a CDS encoding RtcB family protein has translation MDTSNYQWLHRKGETPIKGWVRGVQLEDKAHEQLRNIASLPFVGPWVAVMPDVHLGIGATVGSVVPTRGAIIPAAVGVDIGCGMAAVRTTLNARDLPDSLARLRSAIERAIPVGNGPGGNHRKTPDSVESALAGSGLWQRLERIKARHPRIRLDKVEQQLGTLGGGNHFIEVCLDESEAVWVMLHSGSRGTGNLIGTYFIQLAREELGKRVLGYHVPDKDLAFFMEGEALFDDYVEAVGWAQDYARANREAMMQRVLHAMRAELPKFKLQAMAVNCHHNYVQKEVHGGEEMFVTRKGAVRAGRDELGIIPGSMGAKSFIVRGLGNDDSFHSCSHGAGRVMSRTAARASITLKEHREATAHVECRKDQGVIDESPAAYKDIDAVMAAQADLVEVVHTLRQVVCVKG, from the coding sequence ATGGACACTTCGAATTACCAATGGCTGCACCGCAAAGGCGAGACCCCCATCAAGGGCTGGGTCCGCGGCGTGCAGCTGGAAGACAAGGCGCATGAGCAGCTGCGCAACATCGCGAGCCTGCCCTTCGTGGGGCCGTGGGTCGCGGTGATGCCCGATGTGCACCTGGGCATCGGCGCCACGGTGGGCTCGGTGGTGCCGACGCGCGGCGCGATCATCCCCGCCGCGGTCGGCGTCGACATCGGCTGCGGCATGGCCGCGGTACGCACCACGCTCAACGCGCGCGACCTGCCGGATTCACTTGCGCGGCTTCGCTCGGCGATCGAGCGCGCGATTCCCGTCGGCAACGGCCCGGGCGGCAACCACCGCAAGACGCCCGACAGCGTCGAGTCGGCGCTGGCCGGCTCCGGCCTGTGGCAGCGGCTCGAGCGCATCAAGGCCAGGCATCCGCGGATCCGCCTCGACAAGGTGGAGCAGCAGCTGGGCACGCTCGGCGGCGGCAACCACTTCATCGAGGTCTGCCTCGACGAGAGCGAAGCCGTGTGGGTGATGCTGCACTCGGGCTCACGCGGCACCGGCAACCTGATCGGCACGTACTTCATCCAGCTGGCCCGCGAGGAGCTGGGCAAGCGCGTGCTCGGCTACCACGTGCCCGACAAGGACCTCGCGTTCTTCATGGAAGGCGAGGCGCTGTTCGACGATTACGTGGAGGCCGTCGGCTGGGCGCAGGACTACGCCCGCGCCAACCGCGAGGCGATGATGCAGCGCGTGCTGCACGCGATGCGTGCGGAGCTTCCGAAGTTCAAGCTGCAGGCGATGGCCGTCAACTGCCACCACAACTACGTGCAAAAGGAAGTGCACGGGGGCGAGGAGATGTTCGTGACGCGCAAGGGTGCGGTGCGGGCGGGCAGGGACGAGCTCGGCATCATTCCCGGCAGCATGGGCGCGAAGAGCTTCATCGTCCGCGGGCTGGGTAATGACGACAGCTTCCACAGCTGCAGTCATGGTGCCGGGCGGGTGATGAGCCGGACCGCGGCGCGCGCGAGCATCACGCTGAAGGAGCACCGCGAGGCCACGGCACATGTCGAATGCCGCAAGGACCAGGGCGTGATCGACGAGTCGCCTGCGGCCTACAAGGACATCGACGCGGTGATGGCGGCGCAGGCGGATCTGGTGGAGGTGGTGCATACCTTGCGGCAGGTGGTGTGCGTCAAGGGTTAG
- a CDS encoding prolyl oligopeptidase family serine peptidase yields the protein MTDDLTTMLRQRLGLADPVPVEFQRGDATEADGFTRERIEYRGLEGDPIPAFLFTPNGRGTLGGVVVFHQHNGEFHFGKSEVAGDVGDAFQAFGPALARRGVAVLAPDAITFEDRRGAVHGVEPDYYDWLQHYSAMSYRLLDGDLLMRKCLDDAQRALSVLLQAADVDERRVGVAGHSYGGYTALYHAAVDSRCRFACISGAVCSFETRRRENTGITLFEAVPGLARQLETHDLLSAIGPRSTLVVSGTGDKYSRDADQVVAKVTGDFITELRVDSGHALDQERFDAIVEWIFERVSDT from the coding sequence ATGACGGACGACCTCACTACGATGCTTCGCCAGCGCCTTGGGCTGGCCGACCCTGTCCCTGTGGAATTCCAGCGAGGCGACGCTACCGAGGCCGACGGATTCACCCGTGAAAGGATCGAATACCGCGGACTCGAAGGTGATCCCATCCCGGCGTTCCTGTTCACGCCCAACGGGCGCGGCACGCTCGGTGGCGTGGTTGTCTTCCACCAGCACAACGGCGAATTCCACTTCGGCAAGAGCGAGGTCGCCGGCGATGTGGGCGACGCGTTCCAGGCCTTCGGGCCGGCGCTCGCGCGCAGGGGCGTCGCGGTCCTGGCCCCGGACGCCATCACGTTCGAGGATCGACGGGGCGCAGTTCACGGGGTGGAGCCGGATTACTACGACTGGCTCCAGCACTACAGCGCCATGAGCTACCGGCTGCTGGATGGCGACCTGCTGATGAGGAAGTGCTTGGATGACGCCCAGCGCGCCCTGAGCGTCCTGCTCCAGGCCGCTGACGTGGACGAGCGACGCGTGGGCGTGGCTGGGCATTCGTACGGTGGCTACACGGCGCTCTACCACGCGGCCGTCGATTCGCGATGCCGGTTCGCATGCATCAGCGGTGCCGTATGCAGCTTCGAGACCCGCCGCCGGGAGAACACCGGGATCACCCTGTTCGAGGCCGTGCCCGGGCTCGCCCGCCAGCTTGAAACGCACGATCTCCTTTCAGCCATCGGACCCCGGTCGACACTGGTCGTATCGGGTACCGGCGACAAGTACTCACGCGATGCGGACCAGGTCGTGGCCAAGGTCACCGGCGACTTCATCACCGAGCTCCGCGTGGACAGCGGGCATGCGCTTGATCAGGAGAGGTTCGATGCGATCGTCGAGTGGATTTTCGAACGCGTATCCGACACCTGA
- a CDS encoding FAD-dependent oxidoreductase translates to MDLKSGYPWWAVKNGLLHAFPPLQADHRCDVAVIGGGITGALFADELAAHGHDVAVFEQRDVGWGSSAASTALLQYEIDTHMVDLARRYGEDNAVLAYRACAEAIPMLQAKAAEVRDVDFARAESLYYASRRRDARALREEFALRQRHGFDVAWLEADAVREQFGFEAPAAILSRLAARMDPYRMAYRLFARLRKSGGAVFDRTTIESIQPRSRDVLLTTAEGHAVRAGHVVIAAGYASQKWLRKRVAADRSSYAVITDPIDKDALGPLVDTMVWETARPYLYMRSTGDGRLLVGGEDDSVDVPARRDARVEKKARKLLDKTAALFPHLPLRPAFSWAGTFAETRDGLPFFGPHPQHGPRVQFAMAYGGNGITYSMIGAGLVRALIERRRHPLAELFSFGRGEG, encoded by the coding sequence ATGGACCTGAAAAGCGGCTACCCCTGGTGGGCGGTCAAGAACGGCCTGCTGCACGCGTTCCCGCCGCTGCAGGCGGACCATCGCTGCGACGTGGCGGTGATCGGTGGCGGCATCACCGGGGCGTTGTTTGCCGACGAGCTGGCCGCGCACGGGCATGACGTGGCGGTGTTCGAGCAGCGTGACGTGGGCTGGGGCAGCAGCGCCGCCAGCACGGCGCTGCTGCAGTACGAGATCGACACGCACATGGTCGACCTGGCCAGGCGTTACGGCGAGGACAACGCAGTGCTCGCCTACCGCGCCTGCGCGGAGGCCATCCCGATGCTGCAGGCAAAGGCGGCGGAGGTGCGCGACGTGGATTTCGCGCGCGCCGAAAGCCTGTATTACGCCAGCCGTCGCCGCGATGCACGCGCGCTGCGCGAGGAATTCGCGCTGCGCCAGCGCCACGGCTTCGACGTGGCGTGGCTGGAGGCGGATGCGGTGCGCGAGCAGTTCGGCTTCGAGGCGCCTGCCGCCATCCTCAGCCGGCTGGCCGCGCGCATGGATCCCTACCGCATGGCCTACCGCCTGTTCGCGCGGCTCCGCAAGAGTGGCGGCGCGGTGTTCGACCGCACGACCATCGAGAGCATCCAGCCGCGCTCGCGCGACGTGCTCCTCACCACCGCCGAGGGCCACGCGGTGCGTGCCGGGCACGTCGTGATCGCCGCGGGTTACGCCAGCCAGAAGTGGCTGCGCAAGCGCGTCGCCGCCGATCGCAGCAGCTACGCCGTGATCACCGACCCGATCGACAAGGACGCCTTGGGCCCGCTGGTCGACACCATGGTCTGGGAGACGGCGCGCCCCTATCTGTACATGCGCAGCACCGGCGACGGGCGCCTGCTGGTCGGCGGCGAGGACGACAGCGTCGACGTGCCGGCGCGACGCGACGCACGCGTGGAGAAGAAGGCGCGCAAGCTGCTGGACAAGACCGCGGCCCTGTTTCCGCACCTGCCGCTGCGGCCGGCGTTCTCCTGGGCCGGCACCTTCGCCGAAACCCGCGACGGCCTGCCGTTCTTCGGTCCGCACCCGCAGCACGGCCCGCGCGTGCAGTTCGCCATGGCCTACGGCGGCAACGGCATCACCTATTCGATGATCGGCGCCGGGCTGGTGCGCGCGCTGATCGAGCGGCGCAGGCATCCGTTGGCCGAGTTGTTCTCGTTCGGGCGCGGTGAGGGCTGA
- a CDS encoding HAMP domain-containing sensor histidine kinase: MSNTTRPRRRLRHRLMVAFGGFALFVAALYGFYVVLFVYVVEDRFFHGLLQQEAQAQLAHHAAHGEWTRPQLHFIAVHADPATLPDGLGTWLAEEPSRREFPGNDGRHYHLQVLQPAAPAAPAWLVAEVSQQLAVRPMRSGILQWLGVSSLAVLALALVLGAWLARRMTAPLSRLAALVDEATPSRLPAGFSDAFPDDEVGTLARGLERLIARIDDFVAREREFSRDASHELRTPLAVIRSACERLAARDGLDVESRLQLEHVRQSAHQLEQTVATLLALAREEHSAEAASDVAVLPLLERVIVDQAPLLDGRAVEVRLDVATGTRAHLPATVLHIVLSNLVGNAFAHTRDGQVVIDVDGDWLRIANPGDGIAADAFQAFAKGEASAGFGLGLAIVRRLGERHGIALRFDTDGEGTVARLALTAQPSPRPNENNSANGCLRRSISARTSPAPIIE, translated from the coding sequence GTGAGCAACACGACGCGTCCGCGCCGCCGGCTGCGCCACCGGCTGATGGTCGCCTTCGGCGGATTCGCCCTGTTCGTGGCCGCGCTATACGGCTTCTACGTGGTGCTGTTCGTCTACGTGGTCGAAGACCGTTTCTTCCATGGCCTGCTGCAGCAGGAAGCGCAGGCGCAGCTGGCGCACCACGCCGCGCACGGCGAGTGGACGCGCCCGCAGCTGCACTTCATCGCGGTGCATGCCGATCCGGCCACCCTGCCCGACGGGCTCGGCACGTGGCTGGCCGAGGAGCCTTCGCGTCGCGAGTTCCCCGGCAACGACGGCCGCCACTACCACCTGCAGGTCCTGCAGCCAGCGGCGCCGGCTGCACCGGCGTGGCTGGTGGCCGAGGTCAGCCAGCAGCTGGCGGTGCGGCCGATGCGCAGCGGCATCCTGCAGTGGCTGGGCGTGTCCAGCCTGGCGGTGCTCGCGCTGGCGCTTGTGCTCGGCGCCTGGCTGGCCCGGCGGATGACCGCGCCGCTGTCGCGGCTGGCTGCACTGGTCGATGAGGCCACGCCGTCGCGGCTGCCCGCTGGATTCTCGGATGCCTTTCCCGACGACGAGGTCGGCACGCTGGCGCGCGGGCTGGAGCGCCTGATCGCGCGCATCGACGACTTCGTTGCGCGCGAACGCGAGTTCAGCCGCGACGCCAGCCACGAACTGCGCACGCCGCTGGCGGTGATCCGCAGCGCCTGCGAACGCCTGGCTGCGCGCGACGGCCTCGATGTCGAGTCACGGCTTCAGCTCGAGCATGTCCGCCAGTCCGCACACCAGCTCGAGCAGACGGTCGCCACGCTGCTGGCGCTCGCGCGCGAGGAGCACAGCGCCGAGGCCGCCAGCGATGTCGCCGTGCTGCCCCTGCTGGAGCGCGTGATCGTCGACCAGGCGCCGCTGCTGGATGGCCGTGCGGTGGAGGTGCGGCTGGATGTAGCGACCGGCACGCGCGCGCACTTGCCGGCGACCGTGCTGCACATCGTGCTGTCGAACCTGGTGGGCAACGCCTTCGCCCACACCCGCGACGGCCAGGTCGTGATCGACGTGGACGGCGACTGGCTGCGCATCGCCAACCCCGGCGATGGCATCGCGGCAGATGCGTTCCAAGCCTTCGCCAAGGGCGAGGCCAGCGCCGGCTTCGGGCTGGGCCTGGCCATCGTGCGCCGGCTGGGCGAGCGCCACGGCATCGCCCTGCGCTTCGACACCGATGGCGAGGGCACGGTCGCCCGGCTCGCACTGACTGCTCAGCCCTCACCGCGCCCGAACGAGAACAACTCGGCCAACGGATGCCTGCGCCGCTCGATCAGCGCGCGCACCAGCCCGGCGCCGATCATCGAATAG
- a CDS encoding response regulator transcription factor, with amino-acid sequence MHLPALRILVVEDNPVLRGNLEAMFADSGIAASFAADGLSGLQAALADPPDVLVLDLGLPGLDGLRVCERLRAQADRHIPVLMLTARDALDDRLLGFRSGADDYLVKPFAGAELLARCLALSQRHRAGTPHVLRIGSLGIDRRSGVVQREGRTLHLQQTAHQLLLALAEAWPRTLTRSELVEHIWGDAPPDSDPLRTHLYMLRQALDRPFAVPMLKTVHGVGFRLEADT; translated from the coding sequence ATGCACCTGCCCGCGCTGCGCATCCTGGTGGTCGAGGACAACCCGGTGCTGCGCGGGAACCTGGAGGCGATGTTCGCCGACAGCGGCATTGCTGCCAGCTTCGCCGCCGACGGCCTGAGCGGGCTGCAGGCGGCGCTGGCCGATCCGCCCGACGTGCTGGTGCTCGACCTCGGCCTGCCCGGCCTCGACGGCCTGCGCGTCTGCGAGCGCCTGCGCGCGCAGGCCGATCGCCACATTCCCGTGCTGATGCTCACCGCACGCGATGCGCTGGACGACAGGCTGCTGGGCTTCCGCAGCGGTGCCGACGACTACCTGGTCAAACCGTTCGCCGGCGCCGAACTGCTGGCGCGCTGCCTGGCGCTGTCGCAACGCCACCGCGCCGGCACCCCGCACGTGCTGCGCATCGGCAGCCTGGGCATCGACCGGCGCAGCGGCGTGGTGCAGCGCGAAGGCCGCACCCTGCACCTGCAGCAGACGGCGCACCAGCTGCTGCTCGCACTTGCCGAGGCCTGGCCGCGCACGCTGACCCGCAGCGAGCTTGTCGAACACATCTGGGGCGACGCCCCGCCCGACTCCGATCCGCTGCGCACGCACCTGTACATGCTGCGCCAGGCACTGGACCGCCCGTTCGCGGTGCCGATGCTGAAGACGGTGCATGGCGTCGGCTTCCGCCTGGAGGCCGACACGTGA
- a CDS encoding type 1 glutamine amidotransferase domain-containing protein produces MSRLPLTCLLAALLLLHLPSAFARDTVLVVLSGEGRDAGKTRPGYEFDELSQAWLIFKANDLAVEVASPQGGAIEADKYNPDEPFNAALLADADAMRQLADTRRIDALRAEDYAAVYVVGGKGAMFDLPRNTDLQGLLARAWDNGAVLAAVCHGPAALADVRLADGSPLVAGRRMTGFSNEEETVFGKKWASQFPWLLEDALRARGAAWDEAPLMMPKVVVDGRLVTGQNPYSTTAVAEAIVRALGRTPVARTPWRDELSMALVERLRSGDSAGATAALQQEPTRYHVELIGLLGYYQAQVAGDDAAQLRPALQTMQLALPHMAEPQLKLGAAEAHLRLGQSAQARALVLQVLEAAPQMEEAVTLLKRIDG; encoded by the coding sequence ATGTCCCGCCTGCCCCTCACCTGCCTGCTTGCCGCCCTCCTGCTGTTGCATCTCCCGTCCGCGTTCGCCCGCGACACCGTCCTGGTCGTGCTCAGCGGTGAAGGTCGCGATGCCGGCAAGACCCGCCCCGGCTACGAGTTCGACGAACTCTCCCAGGCCTGGCTGATCTTCAAGGCCAACGACCTGGCCGTGGAGGTCGCAAGCCCGCAGGGCGGTGCGATCGAGGCCGACAAGTACAACCCCGACGAGCCCTTCAACGCCGCGCTGCTGGCCGATGCGGACGCAATGCGCCAGCTGGCCGACACGCGCCGCATCGACGCGCTGCGCGCCGAGGATTACGCCGCGGTCTACGTGGTCGGCGGCAAGGGCGCGATGTTCGACCTGCCGCGCAATACCGACCTTCAGGGCCTGCTCGCCCGGGCCTGGGACAACGGCGCGGTGCTGGCCGCGGTCTGCCACGGCCCGGCCGCCCTCGCCGACGTCCGCCTGGCCGACGGCAGCCCGCTGGTGGCCGGCCGGCGCATGACCGGCTTCAGCAACGAGGAGGAGACGGTGTTCGGCAAGAAGTGGGCATCGCAGTTCCCGTGGCTGCTGGAAGATGCGTTGCGCGCGCGCGGCGCGGCCTGGGACGAGGCGCCGCTGATGATGCCGAAGGTGGTGGTCGATGGACGCCTGGTCACCGGCCAGAACCCCTACTCCACCACCGCGGTGGCGGAAGCGATCGTGCGCGCCCTGGGCCGCACGCCGGTCGCGCGCACGCCGTGGCGCGACGAACTGAGCATGGCGTTGGTGGAACGCCTGCGCAGCGGCGACAGCGCCGGCGCGACGGCGGCGCTGCAACAGGAGCCCACGCGCTACCACGTCGAACTCATTGGCCTGCTCGGCTATTACCAGGCGCAGGTCGCCGGCGACGATGCCGCCCAGCTGCGGCCCGCGCTGCAGACGATGCAACTCGCCCTGCCGCACATGGCCGAGCCGCAGCTGAAGCTAGGTGCCGCCGAAGCCCACCTGCGCCTGGGCCAGAGCGCGCAGGCGCGCGCCCTGGTGCTCCAGGTACTGGAAGCGGCGCCACAGATGGAAGAGGCTGTCACCCTCCTGAAGCGGATCGACGGCTGA